A region of the Vigna unguiculata cultivar IT97K-499-35 chromosome 9, ASM411807v1, whole genome shotgun sequence genome:
GGTTCAGGGAACACTGTCAGACCCAAGCTTCAAAAGTATGCGCTTCGCTCTGCCAATAAATCCAAGGAAGAGAAGCCAGATAATACACCCAATTGCTCCAATCCTTATGAATCAAAGAGGTAATTGTTCTGTTTTCAGATAATTTAAGTTATGTTCTTTGTCGCTAGAAATGTcagaaatataagaaattatgaTTGGAGGAGTCAATTTTGCcatatttatgtgttttgttttcAGGGTCAGAAGTGTGGGTGCTTCAAGTGTAAGTAAAAGTGTGAGTGTTGTAGATTTTTCTGGCAAGGACAAGTCTGGTAGTAGTACCAAGCCACCCAGAAGGCTCTCAATTCCTACCAAAGCACCAGCCACTTCGAGACCGAAGCTGGGTGGCAACATTACCCCAATCTCAGAGACTAGAACTGGGAGGAGTGCTTTAGGTCAAAGCAGAAGCAAAACACCCATTTCTGAAATTTCCAAGACAACAAAGTTAAATCTTTTAACTTCGGCTTCATATTGGCTGAACCAGATTAAGCTCTCTGAAACTGCTACCAACCACTCAATTTCACTTGCCTTCTTCAAACTAGCTTTGGAGGCAGGATGTGAGGTACTGCACAAATCAAATCATCAATACACATGACATATTGGCAAACTTGTGTGCAAATGCAGCAAATTTTTctaatgatttatttttctttgattatgaatgacagcctctggggccaATGCAAGAAGGGCTAAAATCTTATGTGAGAAGACATCAACTTGACGATGGCCTTGGTGAAACTGTGAAAGCATTGTTTGAGAGCTATAACATCTCAGAAAGCATGGAGCAGTTGCAGTTGTCTGAAACTGTTTCACATGTGCCCGAAGAGGGAACTCGGTCTTCTGATGATGATGTCCATAGCTCGTCTTCTACCACTGAGAGTAGAAAATTGAGACCCAGGAGCTTAAATTCTACCAAACTCACACCTTCAACAGAGTCAACAAAGAAAGAGACATGTCAAAAGAGTAATCCTGGATCCAGATTGAGAGGGAATTTCAGCACCAACACCACAACTCCAAGGCCTTCTCTAGACAAAAGGAATAATAGGTTGGTTAAAAAATGTGATAAGCCAAGCAAGCAAGAATCAAACAAGGTCAAGAAGCAGGAAAAGAAATCCGATGTCAAAGAAGGCAAGTTCCCATACGTGCAAAGCAATATTTATGATCCATTGTAGCAATTCTTTTAGCATAACACTTACCATAATTATTTTTCTGCTCACAGCTGCAGCTACCGCACCAAAGAGCAACAAAGAAAATGTGGTATATATGTCTTGCTAAGTAGcaattttagttttctttaaaattgttGATGTAGTAAAATATATAGctcatggttttttttttttgttctctaATCTTGCAGCAAACTCTGGGTGCTGAAGAGATCAGCGTGACAGAAGTGGTGTAAACAATCTCCAGTTTGCATTTCTGAATTTTTGTGATTCTTTGTTGAGCTTGCTTCTGTATAGGCTGCATTTCTCTTTGCTTGGTCACTTGccatatttttgtgtttgtgtcATGTTACTTATACACTTGTTAATCAAACCATACTGCATCGAATGTTGTTGTTGGTGTCTATAAATGTTTCCATACTGTATGTTGTGAAGGGTGGAGATTTTTTCCACagaaacaatatttttcttctgtattaattattttgataatgtCAAAGTGAGTATATTTTGTGATCCTTTATGTGAATTAATGTGAAATGTTAAATGATTTATGCTTATGACCCTGGTTAGGTGACATTTACATGCTATAACAACAGCCAGCGCCGGGAAAATCATTGTAATTATGCTAAATATTTGTAACATGAATAAAGAttcctaaaatataatttggaaaTTTAAGAGTTAACCCCTTTCGAGTTTGAATTTGAATCGAATTGGACCCATTCCTGCTTATGTGGGCATTATGAATATCAactatgaaaatgaaaatattcatgAGCACCTAAATTATTGATCATTACCTTAGGTGTAAAGACATGGCAAACAATTTCGCTGATTCatattcatttttagaaaaaatatcattttcatttttgtaattaaatcgAAAgggtattaaatttttgtttcatctaCGTCTCTACGGGATAAcgaatttatatttgtatttattttcttactatttcaatattaattaattaatttttataaaataataaaaaattatgataaataaatgtaatattattaaatactcAATAtggatattttcattttttcaatattaaatatttagaaaaagattATAATTCAATACACTTCTAGACTTTCCTGATAAAATGGAAGACATAAAAACCCTAAGATCCTTTTTAGGACTTTTAAATTATGCCAGGAGTTTTATCCCAGACTTGGGAAAATACACTGCTCCTTTATACAataaaacttctttaaaaggagaaagaaagtttaattctgaagatataaaattagttcaaaacataaaacaaaaggtAAATAAATTACCTACCCTACAATTATCATTAGATTCAGATTATTTAGTACTTGAATGTGATGGATGTGAATCAGGATGCCAtcctaaaaagaaagaaaaataaatatctgtcaaaagaaaatgaacaaatatgcaGGTACGCTTCTGGAAAATATACTGTGAAACCACAAATTTATCAGACCAGCACTGATTATGAAGTCAATGCAATTATACACGCCTTAGaagcatttaaattatttttgataaacaAACCAGAAATAACCATTAGAACTGATTGTGAAGCAATCGTTTCTTATGggaaaaaccaaataaataatgacaaaaaaccTCACAGGCAATGGTTACTTTTTAGAGACTATATAAATTCcggaaaaattataaattttgaacatattaAGAGATCTGACAATATGTTTGCTGATATCCTTTCCAGGTACATCATATAAAAGTAAGACTCAAAGAGTCTTCTATACAATCATATACATGAATATGTTACACATCGAAGATCCTGAAATCCCTCCTGGATTCCGGGTCAGGATCAGAATACAAACATTATGGCCACGAGGAATTAGTCCTAATTTTAGTCCTAATCCTGCCATCGAAATATCTAAACTAATAAAAAGGTTTAAGAGAAAGTTAACCAAAttaaggagaagaagaaatgaattaTTCCCCCACAATCCTTTCCAATATGCTTTTACACTTGCCTCGTACAAGGGCAACATCTTGGTTTTGGAGCAACACCTACAAAGGCTTACACATTTTATTGCTTAACCTGTTTACTTCTATATTGCAGGTACAAATATTCCAAAATGGAATTTATACAAAACACAAAGAAAGGGCCTTCAGGCCCTAAATTAGTAAAGTCCCCCTTCGTGGTGGAACAATACACAAAGTATGGCAAACAAGAATTGCCAATACTCACAAATACCTACCATTATCCTGGTAGAGAAAATACAAATgtcaaattaaatgttttaattgacaACATATGGAATATTCCAAAATACACAGTTCAAAATGAACACCAAGTCACTAAGGTGAAACAAAGCATCATTAGTGCACTATACAATTTCTGCAATGCAGATAACAAAGGAGTTTTGTTAACTTCACCAGCCTCTCCCTCTGGGAAAGGATTTACACATTATGCCCTAATTACAGGGCCAAACAAAGGAGTTTATACTTCCTTCAAAGACCTCTCTGAGGCAAAACAAGACCAATTTTGGTCTACTTACAAAGGCTTTAATTCTTTAGAAGAAGCCCAAATGGCGTTAAGACTGGAAAccattgatgaagaaaaaataaaaacagggCTGACATTTGAACCAAAAACCCAAACACATACCTATGTTGCCTCTTGTAGCCTCTCACCACAAATGAACCCAAacatttttcttgcaaaatttgaAGTCATACAAGAATTCTTGTTTGAAGTTCATTCTGAAACACAAAATTACAATGGATTATTTGTAAAACCTCAGACATATTTCGACACAAAAACACCATGTCAAGAGTCTTCTGACTATTGCAAAACAGTTACCACAAAATGTACATgccaaataaaattcatttttagaaaggctttaattgatttaaaaaccttcaaaaatcaattatatagaGACATAGTCATATGTCCATCACTACTATTAGAAGCAGGATGCCTCCAAACACTTCTTATCCCACCTACCGAAAAATTCAGCTCTCTAACCCAAGAGATAAACTCGGTAGTAAACGAAATACAGGCAGAATATATGACTAATATCTGCTTACAGATCACCTCTTCTCCAAAAAGCGCCACAACCCCTGATAGTGTGGCAACACATGTCATAAAATTATTCACAAAATCAAACCCAGAGGCACATGTCCATCTAGAACATGGGCCCTTGAAAGGATTATCACTCAACAAAGAAAAGCTATACCAGTACCAACTCTGAAAAGCTTACGTTGAAGGGTCAAATTGGAATTTCTCTAGAAAGGATAATACTGAATATATCCTTTTAAAAGAAACTATAAATACCAAGATATATTGGAAGAAGTTTATGGGAAACAAATTTCATCCTTTCCCTATAGAAGCCAGTCCTATACTggttaaaagatttgaaaaagaaagaatatacaGAGAAATTTATGAAGAAACAGGAAGCCACGGTCAAGGAACTCCTGGATCTTCTTTCCCTTCTGATAATGAAGACTCAGACCAGATACTTGAGGAAGATCCCGAAGACATGATCTCTACGGTAGTCTCCAAAAGAGGACAGTAAAGTGATCTTACCTGTGACACAGTAATTTTACTCATAACTGGGTAATAAACTGAAGGGTAAAAACACATAACGTCCAAATACAGACACGTCACCAGGTGACCCAGACTCTAGGTAACCGGTCATTTGAAAACCGGTTCAACAAGTTACAGGTTTCAAACTTTTTCTATAAAAGAGTCTTTAAGTCCCTTATGCTGGGCAAGAACTCTGAACCACTCTCTCTCTAATAACTCTTTTCcctctgccttctctctacTTGTATTCCGCTTGTCTCTTCTCACCCTTCCTCTCCTGTATACTTGCAAACATAAATAAACAGGGAATTTCAGATCTCTCCCCCTTCCCACTGGAATCTAAGTAAGTTTTTATGGAGTAATTTTTCTTTAGGCATCTACGGATGCCCtgagtaatatttattaaaagatgcGATAATCATTTAAAGGCTTAAAAACGAATTATTTTCATACAGAATTTTATCTTTCTGTTTATCTTTCTGTTTATATTTTCTGCATGCTGAGATTAAAGTTTATGAGAGAATATCTAACCGGCTCTGCcagatttatattctcataaattttacctcttatattttctctcttttatgttcatattttccttttcctttattttcctCTAACCACTCAAATCTGTTTATATTTTCTGCATGCTGAGATTAAAGTTTATGAGAGAATATCTAACCGGCTCTGCcagatttatattctcataaattttacctcttatattttctctcttttatgttcatattttccttttcctttattttcctCTAACCACTcaaatggtatcagagccatttGTATTAGAATACACTTTAAATTAGAATACTAAATAAAGTTTTATAAGagtcaaaacatttattaaatttgtatactttaatgaaacaaaaaggaaaacaagtattcaaattaaaaaatattttaaagatctatttacttcaattttttttaattctaatgaattttctttttttatacattaataaaaattataatacatcacttgaccaaaattagaaaagaacaaagatcaaattaatagtaattgaaatttaacatagatctttaatattcttttgaacttcaatctATGTTATATAGTGATAACAAGATTTatgacaattatattaaattattatattatagtaaataaaatttatttatacaattgtagtgatacaattatatttatgataatgaattataaaacaaaaataattatataaaaatatcactaTAGAATTctacaagataaaaataaacaacaaataaaaatattaataaaatgatcaaatgtgtgtcttagaaacaatttgataaccattatatatgaaattgcacaaagtaaaacaaatttataattaaggatatgaataagatgaaaaataccttataGATTTGAGAAAACGTTTCAAATATCAACCTAGTTGAAcggttgaaaaataacaaaaattattttaggggaacaaaatagttattcaaatgaaaaaagaattattaatgggataataaagatgaaaagttttttatattacttgttaaatgaaatatttatgttactgaatacttaaattgagagctaaacattcttatttaaaaaacatacacaataattaaaaatataaaaaaatagtaaaaatatttaaatgtgagacataaaaaatatttaattgatatacatcatttgaacataattacacaaaacttataataaaagaaaaagtatcttAGAAATGTGAATGAATTACGTAACAAGCAACAAGCAAAAcgattagaagaaataaaaaataaaaagtaggtagtatatatatatatatatatatatatatatatatatatatatatatatatatatatatatatatatatatatatatatatatcccgaGCAGGACCACTATGATTTGAGAGGATTTCTAGGAGGTTCCTAGGATACTTCTTTGTTGACTGACTATGTTGATCATGTTGCATGTGCTATTTGGGAGGGTCAGGTTAGTAAAGtacttgaataatttttttgctaaaaatggtggatgaatttaatttttttatgtagttttttttaCTGTGACCGAGGGGATATGAAGTTGGTCTCTCACGGTAAGAAGTTAAATAAATTTGGAGCATGCCATGTGGTTGCTGAGCCATTTGTCATAAATTATGGTTTGATGCCTCTATGTCATATTTTGTATGATTACGCCTACAAGGGCCTCATATTGGCGTTTGTTGAGAGGTGACACAGAGAGACAAATACCTTTCATATCACTGTTGGAGAGGTGATCGTCACACTAGACGATGTATCTGCCTTGCTACATTTTCCTATAATGAGACAATTTTGTCCAAATGAAACACTAGACTTCGATGCTACATTGAAAATTGTGATGGATCTTTTAGGCGTTCAACGGATAAGGGTGTCATTTGAGCTTATGCAATGTCGTGGTCCCCACGTAAGACTAAGTTGGTTGAAAACCTTTACAGTAAGTGTTATCAGAACCAACAGTGGGAGTTTTTCGCAAGGGTGTATCTGGTGCGTCTTGTTGGATGCACCATTTTTGTGGATAAGAGTGCTACCTACATTCGTGTCATACCTCCATTTGTTTACAGATCTACAGTCATGTGGGAGGTATGCTCAGGGAGTTGTTGCACTTTCACATCTTTATCAGCAACTTAGAGATGTGAGCTTTGCACAAACAAAGCAATTAGCTAAATATCTGACTCTTTTATaggtaaaaaaatatctttaacttGTCTTTAActtgtattttctttattgtttcAATGTTGAGatgcatttgaattgtttttgtAGAGTAAGATATATCAGCACTCCCCTAGGATGAGAAGGAAGCAAATGATCAAAGTTGGATTTGGAAAtctaaaaattatcaaaatcagaTTTCGAATTCTCATGTGTTTCCGAAATACATTTTCATATCCGTTAAGATTCCTAGTCGGATTTACAAATCCAGTGCATTCTTAACTTAGACATATTTACAAATCCGGGTGTTATCTAAACCAGATTTTGAAAGCCAATGTGTTCTTGATTGGCTTGTTTACTagtatgaatttaaaaatttgaggTTTATCTAAACCGGATTTACAAATGCAGTATTTTCTTTAACTGGATTTCTAAATCCAGTGgatacaaaaataagaaaaagaatactagccttaaaaattaaataaacaaaacaggataatcaagaggaagaaggaaATAAATTCTTAAATGTGGCTTGAAATAGAGATgaacaaaaagaagaacaacTCACAAGAAGAAGATCACTGTTGAGAGGAGAAGAGGAAGAAAGTCGTGGAAGAAGAACGTTGTAGAAGAAATGTTGTTCTGAAAGTGACTTGGGGGTACTACTTCATTGAATATAAAGAGACACAGTAAATACGAGTTTGGTAAGGAGTAATTACTACTTACCTACTTAAGTGAGAAGGGTGATGAAGCTAAAATTTGGAGTGGAAAAGAAATCTTCTTCAAGGTATAAgaagaaacatcctaaaatGAGTATGTATATGTGTATCATTGCTTTAATGTGTATCATTGCTCTAATAGATAACACATGTCATAAAAGGAAGGAaccctttttaaaatttaaaaggtgacttttactttaataatgtttaatttaaaagcttaaattttaatgttattgtcTTGACATAATTGTGTTTGTTCTTTGAATCACATTTTTTTTGGGATAAGTATGTTTTTCGTCCTTGTACTTTCATGCAAAAGTGGAATTGGTCCCTCTCTAGAACTTCATACAAAAAACAtcattatacttttaaaatgcTTGGAATTCGTCCTTCATCTTGGACGACATTAAGTGATTGATGACGTGTCTAACGGAGTTGATGATGTGGATATAAGTAAATGATACGtgttaactaaaatttaaaacactaaataacttaaaaatcaaataatgtgttaattaaattttaaaataagaaagagaTTAAAATGGACATGTTTTATGTTTGCCAGAGAAAACCCCTTATTATCACAGCCAAGCACATCCAAGTTACGTTTTGCGTTTTTGTTCGGTCAATGGTTTTCGAGCAACCAAAGCATCAAGGTCACTGAAGTTGGATTGTGAGCTCGAGGTTGGTTCGTGGGTGTGATTGTGAGTTCGAAA
Encoded here:
- the LOC114162310 gene encoding uncharacterized protein LOC114162310, whose amino-acid sequence is MEEPVVEQSSSAAATASSGNTVRPKLQKYALRSANKSKEEKPDNTPNCSNPYESKRVRSVGASSVSKSVSVVDFSGKDKSGSSTKPPRRLSIPTKAPATSRPKLGGNITPISETRTGRSALGQSRSKTPISEISKTTKLNLLTSASYWLNQIKLSETATNHSISLAFFKLALEAGCEPLGPMQEGLKSYVRRHQLDDGLGETVKALFESYNISESMEQLQLSETVSHVPEEGTRSSDDDVHSSSSTTESRKLRPRSLNSTKLTPSTESTKKETCQKSNPGSRLRGNFSTNTTTPRPSLDKRNNRLVKKCDKPSKQESNKVKKQEKKSDVKEAAATAPKSNKENVQTLGAEEISVTEVV